From the Lancefieldella sp. Marseille-Q7238 genome, one window contains:
- the raiA gene encoding ribosome-associated translation inhibitor RaiA, whose protein sequence is MVDIKLSGRKVTVSDALRSHVEEKIGGALKVFDIQPMTCDVVLRVDKNPSNLERKSVEVTVFVRNSVVRVVSSNDDMYSAIDEAAEKVSRQLRKYKTRIVDKHHHAQNSHMQALSQEELAKLIDIPEEDLDDQLVREKYIDLLPMTEEEALVQTDLLGHDFYVFVNSTTGLTNVIYHRKNGGYGIIKPRIEEHND, encoded by the coding sequence ATGGTCGATATTAAACTCTCTGGACGCAAGGTAACGGTTTCTGATGCCCTTCGTTCTCACGTTGAAGAAAAGATTGGCGGAGCTCTCAAAGTTTTTGACATCCAGCCAATGACATGCGATGTTGTTCTTCGTGTGGACAAGAATCCTTCAAATCTCGAGCGCAAGTCCGTTGAAGTAACGGTATTCGTTCGTAATAGTGTCGTTCGCGTAGTTTCAAGCAACGATGATATGTATAGCGCCATTGACGAGGCTGCGGAAAAAGTATCACGTCAGCTTCGCAAATATAAGACGCGCATTGTCGACAAGCACCATCATGCTCAGAATTCTCACATGCAGGCATTATCGCAAGAAGAGCTTGCGAAACTTATCGATATACCTGAAGAAGACCTTGATGACCAGCTGGTGCGTGAAAAATATATCGATCTTCTCCCTATGACGGAAGAAGAGGCCTTGGTACAGACAGATCTTCTCGGCCATGATTTTTATGTTTTTGTTAATTCCACAACAGGTTTGACCAATGTTATCTACCATC